A genome region from Labilibaculum antarcticum includes the following:
- the rlmF gene encoding 23S rRNA (adenine(1618)-N(6))-methyltransferase RlmF, translating into MLNKKKEHPKEKSKLHPRNKNRSRYDFKKLVETCPELAPFVILNKYEDESIDFANPDAIKMLNKSLLMHFYGLDHWDIPENYLCPPIPGRADYIHHIADLLCQNNYGKIPMGNKFTCIDIGVGANCIYPIIGNNEYGWSFIGSDIDPLAIASAEKIIASNPSLKGNVKCVLQENSKDYFYGVIPKDELVDLSICNPPFHASAKDALEGSMRKTRNLSSEKVTKPSLNFAGQSNELWCDGGEERFVRNMINQSKKFAKSCFWFSTLISKESNLKSVYQALTEVNATKIETLPMGQGNKISRIVAWTFLSKEEQQRWKNVRWNNQPEKKK; encoded by the coding sequence ATGCTAAATAAGAAGAAAGAACACCCAAAAGAAAAATCAAAATTACATCCTAGAAATAAAAATCGTTCTCGATACGATTTTAAAAAACTAGTAGAAACTTGTCCCGAATTAGCGCCTTTTGTTATTCTGAACAAGTACGAGGATGAATCGATTGATTTTGCCAATCCGGATGCGATAAAAATGTTGAATAAATCATTACTGATGCATTTTTATGGATTGGATCATTGGGATATTCCTGAAAATTACTTGTGCCCTCCTATCCCGGGAAGAGCAGATTACATTCATCATATTGCAGATTTATTGTGCCAAAACAACTATGGGAAAATTCCTATGGGCAATAAATTTACTTGTATAGATATTGGCGTAGGAGCTAATTGCATTTATCCTATTATTGGGAACAACGAGTATGGGTGGTCGTTTATTGGTTCGGATATTGATCCTCTTGCTATTGCTTCTGCAGAGAAGATTATAGCTTCCAATCCATCACTAAAGGGGAATGTAAAATGCGTACTTCAAGAGAATTCCAAAGATTATTTTTACGGTGTTATTCCAAAGGATGAATTGGTTGATTTATCGATTTGCAATCCTCCTTTTCATGCCTCTGCCAAAGATGCTCTGGAAGGATCAATGCGCAAAACAAGAAACCTTTCCAGCGAAAAAGTGACTAAGCCAAGTCTTAATTTTGCAGGACAAAGCAACGAGTTGTGGTGTGATGGCGGAGAAGAACGCTTTGTTAGGAACATGATTAATCAAAGTAAGAAATTTGCAAAGTCATGTTTTTGGTTTTCAACACTAATCTCGAAAGAATCGAACCTTAAAAGTGTTTATCAAGCTCTTACCGAAGTAAATGCTACAAAAATAGAAACTCTACCTATGGGACAAGGGAACAAAATAAGCAGAATTGT